The Streptomyces aurantiacus genome includes a region encoding these proteins:
- a CDS encoding SAM-dependent methyltransferase translates to MPGDALSQDPAELRRRIDTTKAHPARVYDVFLGGKDNYPVDRAAAAAALTANPRGYLDVRHNRDFLRRAVNTLSGEEGVRQYLDIGTGLPTQENVHQIAQRIAPDSRVVYVDNDPVVLAHARALLTSGPQGLTDYIDADLENPAQILERAAKTLDFDRPVALALVAVLHFVEDEKAYPIVRELIEALPSGSRLVLSHLTEDLNPENIRAVQRTYTERGFTFVLRSKAEVERFLTENGLEIDAPGVVPAHHWRPDDAAPVPEPPEAGYLDELDDIEKVRYRDINDVTDADINVYAVTGRKP, encoded by the coding sequence GAGGATCGACACCACCAAGGCACACCCGGCCCGTGTCTACGACGTCTTCCTCGGGGGCAAGGACAACTACCCGGTGGACCGGGCCGCGGCCGCCGCCGCGCTCACCGCCAACCCGCGCGGCTACCTCGACGTCCGGCACAACCGCGACTTCCTGCGCCGGGCGGTCAACACACTGTCGGGCGAAGAAGGCGTCCGGCAGTACCTGGACATCGGCACCGGGCTGCCGACCCAGGAGAACGTGCACCAGATCGCCCAGCGCATCGCCCCCGACTCCCGGGTCGTGTACGTCGACAACGACCCGGTCGTCCTCGCCCACGCGCGCGCCCTGCTCACCAGCGGGCCCCAGGGCCTCACCGACTACATCGACGCCGACCTCGAGAACCCGGCCCAGATCCTCGAAAGGGCCGCGAAGACCCTGGACTTCGACCGGCCGGTCGCCCTCGCGCTCGTGGCGGTCCTGCACTTCGTCGAGGACGAGAAGGCCTACCCGATCGTGCGTGAGCTGATCGAGGCCCTGCCCTCGGGCAGCCGGCTCGTGCTCAGCCATCTCACCGAGGACCTCAACCCCGAGAACATCCGCGCGGTCCAGCGGACGTACACCGAGCGCGGCTTCACCTTCGTGCTGCGCTCGAAGGCGGAGGTCGAGCGGTTCCTCACGGAGAACGGGCTGGAGATCGACGCGCCCGGCGTGGTCCCCGCCCACCACTGGCGGCCCGACGACGCGGCGCCGGTGCCCGAGCCGCCCGAGGCCGGCTACCTCGACGAGCTCGACGACATCGAGAAGGTCCGGTACCGGGACATCAACGACGTGACGGACGCGGACATCAACGTGTACGCGGTCACCGGCCGCAAGCCCTGA